One Vigna unguiculata cultivar IT97K-499-35 chromosome 7, ASM411807v1, whole genome shotgun sequence genomic region harbors:
- the LOC114191494 gene encoding probable protein phosphatase 2C 63, with protein sequence MLRLCYSPLDCCFRRRGGRAADGLLWHTDLKPHASGDFSIAVAQANYSLEDQSQVFTSPSATYVGVYDGHGGPEASRFVNKRLFPYLHKFATEQGGLSVDVIKKAFSATEEEFLHLVKLSLPISPQIASVGSCCLFGAISNNVLYVANLGDSRAVLGRRDVRRKNSPVVAQRLSTDHNVADEEVRREVEALHPDDSHIVVYSRGVWRIKGIIQVSRSIGDVYLKKPDFYRDPAFQQFGNPVPLKRPVMTAEPSIIIRELESEDLFLIFASDGLWEQLSDEAAVQIVFKYPRAGIAKRLVRAALQEAAKKREMRYDDIKKIDKGIRRHFHDDITVIVIYLDHHAGSSNGRFKQTGVGYTTAPVDIFSQNADEAEKRMLGTIA encoded by the exons ATGCTTCGTCTGTGTTACAGTCCTCTCGATTGCTGTTTCCGACGCCGTGGTGGCCGCGCCGCCGACGGACTACTCTGGCACACAGACTTGAAGCCCCACGCCTCCGGTGACTTCTCCATCGCCGTCGCACAGGCCAATTACAGTCTCGAGGATCAGAGCCAAGTCTTCACCTCCCCCTCCGCCACCTACGTCGGCGTCTACGACGGCCACGGCGGCCCCGAAGCTTCTAGATTCGTCAACAAACGACTCTTCCCTTATTTACACA aATTTGCCACTGAGCAAGGGGGTTTGTCAGTGGATGTGATAAAAAAGGCATTCAGTGCCACAGAGGAGGAATTCCTGCACTTGGTGAAGCTTTCCTTGCCCATTAGTCCTCAGATTGCTTCTGTTGGATCTTGTTGCCTTTTTGGTGCAATTTCTAATAATGTGTTGTACGTTGCCAACCTCGGAGACTCTAGAGCTGTTCTTGGAAGGAGGGATGTACGTAGAAAGAACAGTCCAGTGGTGGCACAGCGTTTGTCAACTGATCATAATGTAGCTGATGAGGAGGTGAGAAGAGAAGTTGAAGCTCTCCACCCTGATGACTCACACATAGTGGTTTATAGCCGAGGAGTTTGGAGGATAAAGGGCATTATTCAG GTTTCAAGATCTATTGGTGATGTGTATTTAAAAAAACCTGATTTCTACCGAGACCCTGCTTTTCAGCAATTTGGAAATCCTGTTCCTTTGAAGCGTCCCGTGATGACAGCTGAACCTTCAATCATTATCAGGGAGCTTGAGTCGGAGGATTTATTCTTGATATTCGCTTCCGATGGTCTGTGGGAACAATTAAGTGATGAAGCAGCAGTTCAGATTGTTTTCAAGTATCCAAGAGCC GGAATTGCCAAGAGACTGGTGAGAGCCGCTCTTCAAGAAGCTGCAAAGAAGAGAGAGATGAGATATGATGACATCAAAAAAATCGACAAAGGAATAAGACGACACTTCCATGATGATATCACTGTGATTGTAATCTATCTTGATCACCATGCGGGATCCTCTAATGGTAGATTCAAGCAAACTGGTGTTGGCTATACAACTGCTCCTGTTGATAttttttcccaaaatgcggACGAAGCAGAAAAGAGAATGCTTGGTACAATTGCGTGA
- the LOC114191495 gene encoding pentatricopeptide repeat-containing protein At5g02860-like, whose product MAQNVSVPLILPNPPPCTPQPTPTPSNATFPKNLTLTPLLQDLFFNQKPSSPAPLHVTTSTHPTPRLSPQANRILQTLIHPSFDSNRFHLIFPPLFHQPASSSLSSDILGIIKALGFNNKFDLALSVFDFIRTRNDLVSLLNGSVIAVIVTLLGKTGRVSHAASLLHDLETDGVEVDVYGYTSLITAYANNRKYRDALKVFGKMKEVGCEPTLITYNAILNVYGKMGVPWTKIIALVQDMKCRGLAPDLCTYNTLISCCRAGSLYEEALDLFEEIKVAGFTPDVVTYNVLLDVYGKSRRPKEAIEVLKQMEMDGFRPSVVTYNSLVSAYVRGGLLEDALDLKRKMVKKGIKPDVYTYTTLLSGFVKAGKDELAMEVFGEMREVGCKPNICTFNALIKMYGDRGKFEEMERVFKEIKVCKCSPDIVTWNTLLAVFGQNGMDSEVSGVFEEMKRAGFVPERDTFNTLISAYGRCGSFDQAMSVYKRMLEAGVSPDLSTYNAVLATLARGGLWEQSEKVLAEMKDGGCKPNEATYSSLLHAYANGREVERMKALAEEIYSGRIKTHTVLLNTLVLVNSKVDLVEETERAFLEFRKRGILPDITTINAMLSIYGRRNKKGSKANEILNYMYESGLTLSLTTYNSLMYGYSRSENFKKSEQILREILHKGIEPNVVSYNVVIYAYCRNGMMEEAKRIFEEMKDPAPAPDVVTYNTFIATYAADSMFVEAIDVVRYMIKQGCRPNQNTYNSIVDWYCKLKLRDEACNFVQDLGNLDPHIAEEEKTRLLERIAKKWSQVKP is encoded by the coding sequence ATGGCACAGAATGTCTCTGTCCCTCTCATCCTCCCAAACCCACCACCATGCACACCCCAACCCACACCCACACCCTCAAACGCCACATTCcccaaaaacctaaccctaacccCTCTCCTTCAAGACctattttttaaccaaaaacCCTCTTCTCCGGCTCCTCTACACGTCACCACCTCCACCCACCCCACTCCCCGCCTCTCCCCTCAGGCTAACCGAATTCTCCAAACCCTAATCCACCCTTCATTCGATTCCAATCGCTTCCACCTAATCTTCCCTCCCCTGTTCCACCAACCCGCTTCCTCCTCTCTCTCCTCGGACATTCTCGGCATAATCAAGGCTTTAGGGTTTAACAACAAGTTCGACCTCGCATTGTCCGTCTTCGACTTTATTCGAACCCGAAACGACCTCGTTTCGCTCTTGAACGGTTCCGTAATTGCCGTGATTGTCACCCTTCTCGGTAAAACGGGGAGGGTTTCCCACGCCGCGTCGCTGCTGCACGATCTAGAAACCGACGGGGTTGAGGTTGATGTGTATGGCTACACCTCCCTCATCACTGCTTATGCAAATAATAGAAAGTACAGGGATGCACTCAAGGTGTTTGGCAAAATGAAAGAGGTGGGGTGTGAACCCACCTTGATTACTTACAATGCAATTTTGAATGTTTATGGGAAGATGGGCGTGCCTTGGACTAAGATCATTGCTCTTGTTCAGGATATGAAGTGCCGTGGCCTTGCCCCTGATTTGTGTACTTATAATACCCTTATAAGTTGTTGTAGGGCAGGTTCTTTGTATGAAGAGGCCCTCGATCTTTTCGAGGAGATTAAGGTGGCTGGATTTACACCTGATGTGGTTACTTATAACGTGTTGTTGGATGTTTATGGTAAGTCCAGGAGGCCGAAAGAAGCCATCGAGGTTCTGAAACAGATGGAGATGGATGGTTTTCGGCCTAGCGTTGTTACTTACAACTCGTTGGTGTCGGCTTATGTTAGAGGTGGCTTGCTGGAGGATGCCTTGGACCTGAAAAGGAAAATGGTGAAGAAAGGAATTAAGCCTGATGTTTACACTTATACTACGCTTTTGTCAGGGTTTGTGAAGGCCGGGAAAGATGAGCTTGCAATGGAAGTTTTTGGAGAAATGAGAGAGGTGGGGTGCAAGCCTAATATATGCACCTTTAATGCGCTTATTAAGATGTATGGTGACAGAGGAAAGTTTGAGGAAATGGAGAGAGTTTTCAAGGAGATCAAGGTGTGCAAGTGTTCCCCTGATATTGTTACTTGGAATACACTTTTGGCAGTTTTTGGACAAAACGGAATGGACTCTGAAGTTTCAGGAGTTTTTGAAGAAATGAAGAGAGCTGGGTTTGTGCCGGAGAGGGACACCTTCAACACTCTGATAAGTGCATATGGCAGGTGTGGTTCATTTGATCAAGCTATGTCTGTTTACAAGAGAATGCTGGAGGCTGGAGTTAGTCCTGATCTTTCTACTTACAATGCTGTTTTGGCAACATTGGCTCGAGGAGGGCTTTGGGAACAATCTGAGAAAGTACTTGCTGAAATGAAAGATGGTGGATGTAAACCTAATGAGGCAACGTATTCTTCTTTGCTCCATGCTTATGCCAATGGAAGAGAGGTTGAAAGGATGAAGGCTCTGGCAGAGGAAATATACTCTGGCAGAATTAAAACCCATACTGTTCTTTTGAACACACTTGTTCTAGTAAATAGCAAGGTTGATCTTGTAGAAGAAACTGAACGTGCATTTTTGGAGTTTAGGAAGAGAGGAATCTTGCCTGATATTACTACTATCAATGCAATGCTTTCCATTTATGGGAGGAGGAATAAGAAGGGATCCAAAGCCAATGAGATTTTAAACTACATGTACGAGAGTGGATTGACTCTAAGTCTGACTACTTATAATAGCTTGATGTATGGGTACAGTCGTtcggaaaattttaaaaaatcagagCAAATCTTGAGGGAGATTCTGCATAAAGGTATTGAACCCAATGTTGTCTCATACAACGTAGTTATTTATGCATATTGCAGAAATGGCATGATGGAGGAGGCAAAAAGGATATTTGAAGAAATGAAAGATCCTGCTCCTGCTCCGGATGTTGTAACTTACAACACATTTATAGCAACTTACGCAGCTGATTCAATGTTTGTGGAGGCTATTGATGTAGTTCGGTATATGATCAAGCAAGGATGTAGGCCAAACCAGAATACTTACAATTCCATTGTTGATTGGTACTGTAAACTGAAGTTGCGAGATGAGGCATGCAATTTTGTTCAAGACCTTGGCAACCTTGATCCACATATTGCTGAGGAGGAGAAAACCAGGTTACTTGAGCGCATAGCAAAGAAATGGTCACAAGTTAAACCATGA